The nucleotide sequence CGGACCGCGGCGGTGGCCGTGGCCATGTAAAGGCTCTGGGCGGCGTCCCAGCGCGACACGGGATCCGAGTCGTGCGCCATCAGTCGAACCAGCGCGGCTTCGGGCCGATCGAACGTCAGCCGCACCGGAGCCGTCAAGCCGCGCAATACCGAAATCGTCGGCGTCGATGGCAGCTCGTCGAACACGAACGTGTCGCGCTGGCCCGTCAACCGGACGATCTCGGGGGCGCGCAGTGGATGGCCCGCGTCATCGAACAGAGCCACGGCAACGGGTATGTCGAAGTTCGGCTTGTCCTGCTGGCCGGGCGTCGCCGGCGTGGCCTGTGCCAGATCGAGCTCGAGCCGGCCGTCGGCGAAGCGTGACGTCACGCGCAGGCGCGGGGTGCCGGCGAATGCGTACCAATGACGGAATTGCGTCAGATCCAGTCCGGTGGATTCCTCGATCGCGAGCACGAAATCCTCGATGGTCACGGCCTGGCCGTCGTGCTTGTCCAGATAATGCCGCACCGCCCGGGTGAACGCCTCGCGCCCGGCCATCTGCGCCATCATCCGGATGAGTTCGGCGCCTTTTTCGTACACCGTAATGGTGTAGAAGTTGTTCATCTCGACGTACGATTCCGGCCGCACCGGATGGGCGCGCGGTCCGGCATCCTCGGGAAACTGGACGTCGCGAAGCATGCGCACCTGCTCGATGCGGGTCACCCCGGGCGAGCCGTGGTCGATGGCGAACTGGTGCTCTCGATACACCGTGAGCCCTTCCTTGAGCGAGAGCTGGAACCAGTCGCGACAGGTCACGCGGTTACCGGTGTAATTGTGAAAGTATTCATGGGCGACGACGTCGCGCACGCGGGCGAAGTCGCCGTCGGTGGCGGTATCGGCATGGGCGAAGATACAGGCCGTGTTGAAGATATTGAGGCCTTTGTTTTCCATCGCCCCCATGTTGAAGCTGCCGACGGCCACGATCACAAAGGTGTCGAGATCGTATTCCAGGCCATAGGTCGCTTCGTCCCAGGCCATGGCGTCCTTGAGCGACGCCATGGCGTGATGACACTGGCCCTCGTTGCCGTGCTCGGTATAGAGCGCCAGCGCGACGTCGCGGCCGGAGGCCGTGGTGAAGGTATCCCGGATTACACCGAGATCGCCGGCCACCAGTGCGAACAGATAGCAGGGCTTGGCGAACGGGTCCTCGTAGACCGCGTAGTGCCGGCCCTCGCCCGCCGCGCCGGATTCGATGCAATTGCCATTCGACAACAGCACCGGGTAGCGCGCGGCATCGGCTTCCACCCGCGTGGTGTAGCGCGCCATCACGTCCGGACGATCCGGGAAGTACGTGATGCGCGAAAAACCGGTCGCCTCGCACTGCGTGCACAGAATCGAGCCGGAACGGTACAACCCCTCCAGCGAGAGATTGCTGTCGGGATCGATTTCGGTGACCACCGTCAGAGCGAAACGATCCGGCAGGTCATCGAGCCACAAGCCGCTGTCGACGACTTCCAGCGCCTCATCCGCCACGGCCTCGCCGTCGACCGCGATGCTCAGCAAACGCAGATCGCGGCCATCGAGCCACCAGCGCCCGCCATCGCCGATGCGCTGTGGATTGCGACGCACCGCGTGGCGCGCGGTCACCCGGGTCGCGCCGTCGCCAATGTCGAAATCGAGTTCGACGCGGTCGATCAGATAGATCGGCGCTTGATAGTCGCTGCGATACTTACGCTGTGGCGTGCCGGTCATCGAGAGTCCCTGGGAAAAATGAGCGTGCCTTCAGCGCCGGCGGAGTACGACGCTGCCGGCCGAATAACCTGCGCCGAAACCGCAGAGCACGCCAACATCGCCGGGCGCGAGATCGTTGGAGAATTTATGGAACACGATCACCGGCGAGGCCGAGCTGGTATTGCCGTATTCCGCCAGCACCGACGGCATTTCGCCGTCCTCGGGCGCGCGGCCGAGCACGCGCTTGGCGATCAGCGTGTTCATGTTGATGTTGGCCTGGTGCAGCCACAAGCGCTTGAGATCGCTCGCCGCCCGATCGTATTCGGCCACATGGTCGACGATCATCTCGGCCACCATCGGCCCCACTTCCTTGAACACGCGACGCCCGTTCTGCACGAACAGCCGATCGGCCTCGGATCTCGGTTCGATCTCGCTGCGATTGAGGAAACCGAAGTTGTTGCGGATGTTGTTGGAAAAGCGCGTGACCAGGCGCGTGCCGAGCACGTCGAAGCCGGTGCCCTGCGGGGCATCGTCGGCATGCTCGAGCAGCGCGGCGGTGCACACATCGCCGAAGATGAAATGGCTGTCGCGGTCGCGGAAATTCAGATGCGCCGAACAGATTTCCGGATTGACCATCAGCACGCGCCGCGCGCTGCCCGACTTGATCATGTCGGCCGCGGTCTGGATACCGAACGCCGCCGAGGCACAGGCCACGTTCAGATCGAAACCGTAACGCCCGCCGCCCAGAAACTCCTGCACTTCCACCGCCAGCGCCGGATAGGGCCGCGGCAGGTTGGAACAGGCCACCAGAATCACGTCGATATCCTCGGCGCGGCGACCGGCGGCCTCGAGACAGGGCGCGATCGCCGCTAACGCCATCTCGCACTGCAGCGAGGGCTCGTCGTTGCCGCGTGTGCGGATACGCGGATGCATGACTTCAGGATCGAGGATGCCGGCCTTGTCTACCACGTAGCGGCTCTGGATGCCCGAGGCCTTGGTGATGAACGCGCTGTTGGAATGCGACAGCGGCGCGACCCGACCCGCGGCGATATCGTCGGCGTGCGCGGCGTTATGAATATCCACGTAGGCGTTGAAAGACGCCACGAGTTCATCGTTGGAAATCGCCTCGGGCGGCGTATACAGCCCCGAGGCCGTTAGAACGACATTACTCACCGCAGCTCCTGATCTCGATGGTTCGGCGATAGGCAATTCTGGCCCTCGGGCGCGACGTCCACAACCGGCGACGGCATAAAAACGCGCATCGCACACACCGCGGGCCATCGGTCGAGGCCGAACCGGAGGCGCGCGCCAGGCCGGTATCCGAATCGCGCCAACCGCGGCACGGCTCAACCGCGCATGCCCGACTCGGCCAGCGCCCGATCGATAAACGACCGGACATCGGGTTCGTGGCGCACCGACAGATGCGAGCCGTGATACCACTGCAGCGCCGGTTCGCCCCAGTGTCGCCAGAGTGCGAGCGGCTGTTCCGGTGCAATCAACTGGTCGGCCGTCGCGGCGAAGATATAGCGTCGATCGCGGGGCACGCACGGCTCGGCCGCGAGCGGCGACACGGCGGCCAGCCGCTCGCCCACCGCGGCCGCACTCAGCCCGCGCGCTTCCAGGTAATGCGCGTGCGCGGTCGGCAAATGTTGCCAGAGGGTCGCCGGGATGTCGGTCATCGGGATGCCGGCGATCACACAGGCCAGCGCCGGTTCGTGCGCGGCCAGTAGCGCCGCGTGGTAGCCGCCGAGGCTGTAGCCCAGCACGCCGATGCGCGCATCCGGGTCGATCTCGCGAATCCAGGCGACGCAACTGCGCAGATCGATCAGCGACTGCGCCTGGCCGTGCAGCAGATCCGCGAACGGCCCGTCCAGGAACAGCCCGCCCGTGAGCGGCGTGGCGCGACGGACGCCATGCAGCGGCAGGATCGGCATCACCAGGTTCAAGCCGAGATGCGCATGCAGCCGGGCCACGTCGAACAACTGAAAATCGAGCCCGGCGACGCCCATGCGATACCCGTGCACGCACAGCAACCAGGGCCGCCCGCGACCTTCACCGTGGCGCAGAATACGCGCGGCCATCGTTCGGTTGTTCTTGTGGCCGCGCCAACGCGCACCGCCCGGCAAGGCGGGATCGGGGGTGTAGCACGAAGGCGCGGTGAGCCATTCGTAGTCCACGCCGAAGGTTCGCATCGATTCGATGCGCGGCGACTCGAACGGGGCCGCGGCCTCGTGCAAACGCGCCGGAAAGTTCTGCCAGTCGCGCTCGGCCGCGACCTCGCCGATCGCATTCAACTCGGCGATGTCGTTATCCACCGCGGCCCCGCGCGGCACGCGCGCGCAGTTGATGAAAAAACCGAGCACGGCCGCATCACAGGCCATCTTGGCCAGCAGTTTGGGTTGCGTCGGCGGTGGCGCCACGCCCGCGGGCACCGGGTGCTGGATGCGCAGCGCCCACCCGGCCACCATGAACACCGCCGCGCCGCCGAGGATCAACCCGACACCGGGCCACAGGCCGAGCCAGTAGATCAGGATCAGCGCCAGGAGCGAACTCAGCGGGCCCGCCAGCGCCATGTGGCAGCACAGCTGGCGATCCCCCGCCCAGAGCAGTTGCCCCGCCCCGGTGGCGATAAGCACCACACCGGGCACGGTGCCCAGCGCCGCAACCCCCCAGTTCGTCGGCCAGGCGGCCACCAGCCAGGACAGGCCGATGGCCAGCACAATACTCGCGGACTTAAAACGCCGCGGTTGCCAAAGCATCGGCGACACTTCGCGCAAGGGTTCCATGTCAGCGGCTCGTAATGCCGTAGTAAAGCGCGATGAGCACGGCGACCGCGAGCGCCAGTTCCGCGATCCAGAACGCCGGGTGCCGCTTGTCGGTCAGCCAGGTCGCGATGGTCGCAAACAGAGCCACGCCCGCCCCCAGCTCGGTGGCGATCCATATATCGGCCAGCCCGCCGCCGTTATCGGCGACCTGGGGAAACGGCCAGGTCAGCAGACTGATGACCGCGCCGGTCAGAGTGGCCAGTACTGCCAGCGTGAGCACGACCCAATTGACGAACGACAGCCATTTCAGAATCCGGCCTTGCGCCTCGCGCCCCATGACATCGCCACCCAGTATCCTGTCACCCCAATTCACTGCCGTATTTCGGCGCGTTGCCGCGGCATGCGCCGTCTTGCCTGATGCGCTCGCTTCCCCGAGCCGTACCGGGCACGAAAAAATACGCCAAATGCCGGCGCGAGCTCACATTGCCGCAGGCAAGCATGGTAGCCCGCCACTCGATTGGTCGTCCATCGAGAGCGCATCGCGCGTCCACGGGCCGCCGATACGCGTCCGGGCGCAA is from Salinisphaera sp. LB1 and encodes:
- the pepN gene encoding aminopeptidase N, encoding MTGTPQRKYRSDYQAPIYLIDRVELDFDIGDGATRVTARHAVRRNPQRIGDGGRWWLDGRDLRLLSIAVDGEAVADEALEVVDSGLWLDDLPDRFALTVVTEIDPDSNLSLEGLYRSGSILCTQCEATGFSRITYFPDRPDVMARYTTRVEADAARYPVLLSNGNCIESGAAGEGRHYAVYEDPFAKPCYLFALVAGDLGVIRDTFTTASGRDVALALYTEHGNEGQCHHAMASLKDAMAWDEATYGLEYDLDTFVIVAVGSFNMGAMENKGLNIFNTACIFAHADTATDGDFARVRDVVAHEYFHNYTGNRVTCRDWFQLSLKEGLTVYREHQFAIDHGSPGVTRIEQVRMLRDVQFPEDAGPRAHPVRPESYVEMNNFYTITVYEKGAELIRMMAQMAGREAFTRAVRHYLDKHDGQAVTIEDFVLAIEESTGLDLTQFRHWYAFAGTPRLRVTSRFADGRLELDLAQATPATPGQQDKPNFDIPVAVALFDDAGHPLRAPEIVRLTGQRDTFVFDELPSTPTISVLRGLTAPVRLTFDRPEAALVRLMAHDSDPVSRWDAAQSLYMATATAAVRAYQNAQPMPALGAGMSTAIAALLADPPDDRALLAEMLNLPSTTQIGEAFDAIDVAAVEAARRHIKHEIATRFEAELGQLADAHAPRPGYVFDPQSAGRRRVFAIALDYLSCLDTPALRERAHRVYDAADNMTDRMTALNALQDLPGPDRDAVRADFAQRFADEPLVMDKWLRLQAATPDGDTVARVRDLLGDARFDFSNPNRVRALVGGFVRGNPLGFHRADRAGYALVADEILRLDRFNPQLAAALAGMLAPWRRYVEPYATGMRDALARVGAAELSDNTREIVDAGLATDAA
- a CDS encoding beta-ketoacyl-ACP synthase III, with amino-acid sequence MSNVVLTASGLYTPPEAISNDELVASFNAYVDIHNAAHADDIAAGRVAPLSHSNSAFITKASGIQSRYVVDKAGILDPEVMHPRIRTRGNDEPSLQCEMALAAIAPCLEAAGRRAEDIDVILVACSNLPRPYPALAVEVQEFLGGGRYGFDLNVACASAAFGIQTAADMIKSGSARRVLMVNPEICSAHLNFRDRDSHFIFGDVCTAALLEHADDAPQGTGFDVLGTRLVTRFSNNIRNNFGFLNRSEIEPRSEADRLFVQNGRRVFKEVGPMVAEMIVDHVAEYDRAASDLKRLWLHQANINMNTLIAKRVLGRAPEDGEMPSVLAEYGNTSSASPVIVFHKFSNDLAPGDVGVLCGFGAGYSAGSVVLRRR
- a CDS encoding S9 family peptidase, which encodes MEPLREVSPMLWQPRRFKSASIVLAIGLSWLVAAWPTNWGVAALGTVPGVVLIATGAGQLLWAGDRQLCCHMALAGPLSSLLALILIYWLGLWPGVGLILGGAAVFMVAGWALRIQHPVPAGVAPPPTQPKLLAKMACDAAVLGFFINCARVPRGAAVDNDIAELNAIGEVAAERDWQNFPARLHEAAAPFESPRIESMRTFGVDYEWLTAPSCYTPDPALPGGARWRGHKNNRTMAARILRHGEGRGRPWLLCVHGYRMGVAGLDFQLFDVARLHAHLGLNLVMPILPLHGVRRATPLTGGLFLDGPFADLLHGQAQSLIDLRSCVAWIREIDPDARIGVLGYSLGGYHAALLAAHEPALACVIAGIPMTDIPATLWQHLPTAHAHYLEARGLSAAAVGERLAAVSPLAAEPCVPRDRRYIFAATADQLIAPEQPLALWRHWGEPALQWYHGSHLSVRHEPDVRSFIDRALAESGMRG